In Solimonas sp. K1W22B-7, the DNA window GCCAGCGTCACGTCAAGGAAGGCGACGTGGTGACCACCGGCCAGCCGATCGGCGAAATGGGCTCGGGGCCGGAGAACAAGCCCCTGCTGCATTTCGAGATCCGCGAGCGCGGCAAGCCGGTCAACCCGGTCGGTTTCCTGCCCGCCAAGGGCAAGCCGGCCGCCAAGTCCGGCTGAAAACGCGCCGGAACGTCCGGTAAACCCGCTGTACGGGCGGTTTGCAGGGGCTTCTGTGCATTGAACATCCGGCCCGGCGACTTGATAATACGCGCCCTTTTTCCCCCTAACTGACGGAACTCCCTGCGAAATCCGTCATGAAGGTACCTTCGTGAAGAATGAATTTCCCCGCATCCAGCGACTCCCTCCCTACGTCTTCAACGTCATTGGCGAACTGAAGAAGGGTGCCCGAGCTCGCGGCGAGGACGTCATCGACTTCTCGATGGGCAACCCCGACCAGGCCACGCCCAAGCACATCGTCGACAAGCTGGTTGAGGTGGTGCAGCGCGAAGACCCGGCGGTGTTCCGCTATTCCGTGTCCAAGGGCATCCCGCGCCTGCGCCGAGCGATCACGCGCTGGTACAAGACCCGCTTCGACGTGGACCTGGATCCCGAGACCGAGGCCGTCGCCACGATCGGCTCCAAGGAAGGCCTGGCGCACCTGATGCTCGCCACGCTGGACCGCGGCGACGTGGTGATGGTGCCGAACCCGGCTTACCCGATTCACCCGTATGGCGCGGTCATCGCGGGTGCCGACGTGCGCCACGTGCGCCTGACGCCGGGCACCGATTTCTTCGCCGAGCTGGAGAAGGCGATCAAGGAATGCTGGCCGCGGCCCAAGTTCCTGATCCTGAACTTCCCCGGCAACCCGACCGCCGAGTGCGTCGAGCTCGACTTCTTCGAGCGCGTCGTGGCCATGGCCAAGGAATACGACTTCTGGGTGATCCACGACATCGCCTACGCCGACATCGTGTTCGACGGCTGGAAAGCGCCGTCGTTCCTGCAGGTGCCGGGTGCCAAGGACGTGGGCGTGGAGTTCTTCACGCTGTCCAAGAGCTACAACATGCCGGGCTGGCGCACCGGCTTCATGTGCGGCAACAAGGAGCTGTGCACCGCCCTGTCGCGCATGAAGAGCTACCTGGACTACGGCACCTTCACGCCGATGCAGGTCGCCTCCATCGCCGCGCTGGAAGGCCCGCAGGACTGCGTGCATGAAATCGCGCAGATGTACCAGGAGCGCCGCGACGTGATGTGCGAGGGTCTGCACGCGGCCGGCTGGAGCGTCACCATTCCCAAGGCCAGCATGTTCATCTGGGCCAAGATTCCCGAGCCCTTCGCCAAGCTCGGCAGCCTGGAGTTCGCCAAGCTGATGATGAACGAGGCCAAGGTTGCCGTGTCGCCGGGCATCGGCTTCGGCGAGTACGGCGACGACCATGTGCGCTTCGCACTGATCGAGAACGAGCACCGTACGCGCCAGGCCATGCGTGGTATCAAGAAAATGTTGAAGGAAGCGAAGGTATGAAGCCTGTCCGGGTTGGCCTGATTGGTCTTGGCACTGTAGGCCAGGGCGTCATCAAGGTCCTGCGTGAGAACGCCGAGGAAATCAGCCGCCGTGTCGGTCGCCCGGTGATCGTCACGCATGCCAGCGCCCGCGACCTGTCGCGCGAGCGCGGCGTGGACCTGTCGGGCATCCAGGTCACCACCGATTCGATGAGCATCGCCCGCGATGCCGACGTCGACGTGGTGGCCGAACTGATCGGTGGCCACTCGCCGGCGGCCGAGCTGATCCTGGCCGCGATTGCGCGCGGCAAGTCCGTGGTCACCGCCAACAAGGCGCTGATCGCGCAGGACGGCAACCGCATCTTCGAGGCGGCCCGCGCCGCCAACGTCGTCGTGGCCTTCGAGGCCGCGGTGGCGGGTGGCATCCCGATCATCAAGGCGATCCGCGAGGGCCTGGCCGGCAACCGCATCGAGAGCGTCGCCGGCATCATCAACGGCACCTGCAACTACATCCTCACGCAGATGACCGAGAAGGGCGAAGACTTCGCCGACGCCCTGGCCGCCGCGCAGAAGCTCGGCTATGCCGAGGCCGACCCGACCTTCGACATCGAGGGCGTCGACGCCGCGCACAAGCTGACGATCCTGGCTTCGATCGCCTTCGGCATTCCGCTGTCGTTCTCCTCGGTGGCCACCGAGGGCATCACCCGCGTCACCTCGCAGGACATCGCCAACGCACGCCAGCTGGGCTACCGCATCAAGCTGCTCGGCATCGCCAAGCGCAGCGAGGGCGGGGTGGAGCTGCGCGTGCAGCCCACCTTCATTCCCGAGGACAAGCTGCTGGCCAAGGTCGACGGCGTGCTGAACTCGGTGCTGGTCAAGGGCAATGCGGTCGGCCAGGTCGGCTTCTATGGCCGCGGCGCCGGCAGCGAGGCCACCGCCTCGTCGGTGGTCGCCGACATCGTCGACATCGCCCGTGCCCTGACCATGGACGCGCGCTACGCCGTGCCGGCGCTGGCCTTCCAGCCCGACGCGGTCAAGCCGCTGCCGATCGTGCCGGAAGCCGAGACCGAGTCCGCCAACTACCTGAGCCTGCGTGTCGCCGACGAGCCGGGCGTGCTGTCCAAGCTCACCGCGATCCTGGCCGCCCACGACATCAGCGTGGAAGCGATCATCCAGCGCGAGCCGCACGACGGCGAGGATGCCAAGGTGGCGCTGATCACCTCGGTGGTGTCGGAACAGCGCCTCGCCACCGCGATGGCGGAGATGCAGACCCTGCCGTTCGTGCGCGAGGGTGTGGCGCGCTTCCGTGTCGAGAAGTTCGACTGACCATCAGTCCGCAAATGAACGCAAATGAACGCGAATGTAAGACTGCATTTGCGTTGATTCGCGTTCATTTGCGGACTGCATGAGCTTTTGCTGCAAGTGCCCCCGATGAAGTTGGATCCAGTGACGCTGGCAGGCCGGCATGTGCGCCTGGAGCCGCTGGGCCTGCAGCACATCGACGCGCTGGCCGAGGCCGGCACCGATCCGGCGATCTGGACCTGGTACCCGCAGTCCGCCCAGGGCCCCGAGCGCACGCGTGCCTGGGTGCAGCAGGCGCTGGACTGGCAGGCCAACGGCCTGGTGCTGCCCTTCGCGCAGATCGACGCCGCCAGCGGCCGGGTCATCGGCAGTACCCGCTTTGCCGCGATCGAGGCCGCGCACCGCCGTGCCGAGATCGGCTGGACCTGGCTGACCCCGGCGTTCCAGCGCACCGCGGTCAACACCGAGTCCAAGTACCTGATGCTGCGCCATGCCTTCGAGACCCTGGGCCTGATTCGGGTCGAGTTCAAGACCGACTCCG includes these proteins:
- the alaC gene encoding alanine transaminase, whose translation is MKNEFPRIQRLPPYVFNVIGELKKGARARGEDVIDFSMGNPDQATPKHIVDKLVEVVQREDPAVFRYSVSKGIPRLRRAITRWYKTRFDVDLDPETEAVATIGSKEGLAHLMLATLDRGDVVMVPNPAYPIHPYGAVIAGADVRHVRLTPGTDFFAELEKAIKECWPRPKFLILNFPGNPTAECVELDFFERVVAMAKEYDFWVIHDIAYADIVFDGWKAPSFLQVPGAKDVGVEFFTLSKSYNMPGWRTGFMCGNKELCTALSRMKSYLDYGTFTPMQVASIAALEGPQDCVHEIAQMYQERRDVMCEGLHAAGWSVTIPKASMFIWAKIPEPFAKLGSLEFAKLMMNEAKVAVSPGIGFGEYGDDHVRFALIENEHRTRQAMRGIKKMLKEAKV
- a CDS encoding GNAT family N-acetyltransferase, whose translation is MKLDPVTLAGRHVRLEPLGLQHIDALAEAGTDPAIWTWYPQSAQGPERTRAWVQQALDWQANGLVLPFAQIDAASGRVIGSTRFAAIEAAHRRAEIGWTWLTPAFQRTAVNTESKYLMLRHAFETLGLIRVEFKTDSGNQASRRALARIGATEEGIFRNHMIMESGRLRHSVYFSIIDSDWPAVKAGLERKLA
- a CDS encoding homoserine dehydrogenase, producing the protein MKPVRVGLIGLGTVGQGVIKVLRENAEEISRRVGRPVIVTHASARDLSRERGVDLSGIQVTTDSMSIARDADVDVVAELIGGHSPAAELILAAIARGKSVVTANKALIAQDGNRIFEAARAANVVVAFEAAVAGGIPIIKAIREGLAGNRIESVAGIINGTCNYILTQMTEKGEDFADALAAAQKLGYAEADPTFDIEGVDAAHKLTILASIAFGIPLSFSSVATEGITRVTSQDIANARQLGYRIKLLGIAKRSEGGVELRVQPTFIPEDKLLAKVDGVLNSVLVKGNAVGQVGFYGRGAGSEATASSVVADIVDIARALTMDARYAVPALAFQPDAVKPLPIVPEAETESANYLSLRVADEPGVLSKLTAILAAHDISVEAIIQREPHDGEDAKVALITSVVSEQRLATAMAEMQTLPFVREGVARFRVEKFD